CGTTTTTCGCTGCAGGGGTAGGTGGTCATGATGCCTCGTGCGGCATTGTTGCCGATAAATTGCCGATAACTTCCTCTCTAACCGTCGAAAAGACGGTCGCCACCGTGAGGACAAAGTGTTCCAGCCAGAAGGTGGATCCGCCTCTGCCCGGCCTTCGTAATAGTTGTGGTGTGGATGGACCGCAGCAATGGTAATAGGCCTCCAAATCCCTGGCGTGATGCTCCCCCAGAGAAAGGAACCCGTTCAGCCCGTATCCTGCCCGGCTGAGAATCACCATGTCGCCAACAGGCGGCGGTGCGTCCGTTCCCGTCATGGCAATAGGGATGGATGGTCCCAAACTGATAGTGCATCAGCCCGGCGGCAACGGGCGCCGGAAGCTGTCCTTTCTCGGCGGATTTGAACCAACCGACCAGGGCCGCCATCAGTCCGGCATCCGTGGCCTCGGGAGGCAGATACAATGGCATTCGAACCGGATTCGCGAATGACATTCTGCCCGTCGCGGAGAGGGGTCGGACGGGCGCGCGGCCCGTTTCACCAGGCGTGCATCCGGCGGATCATCTCTTCGGTGAGCGGCGCTTCGTTGCGGCCTCCTCGGCGCAACAAGGCGTTCCAGTAATTCCGCACCTCGAGCCACCGTTCAAGTCCGTGGAACTGCGCCTTGCTGGAGGCAACCACCGCCTCGGCCTGGGCAGAGCGTGAGGCGATTCCCTCGATGCGCGTGGAATAGCTGACCGGCGGAAGGCACTTGCTCCGGCGCCGCAGTTCAGCTTCAACCGCCGGCGGCAGCGGCATCGTCTCCACCTCCGCGCCGACTCGATCGTCATCAGCCCGCGTGCAATCGCGGGCGTGAGCGTGTAGCGGGCTGCCAGATGGGCGATGTGGA
The Candidatus Amarolinea dominans genome window above contains:
- a CDS encoding Fic family protein, whose protein sequence is MSFANPVRMPLYLPPEATDAGLMAALVGWFKSAEKGQLPAPVAAGLMHYQFGTIHPYCHDGNGRTAACWRHGDSQPGRIRAERVPFSGGASRQGFGGLLPLLRSIHTTTITKAGQRRIHLLAGTLCPHGGDRLFDG